The Acidimicrobiales bacterium sequence CTGACGAGATCGTTGATGGCCTGCGGCGCAGCCAGCTGGCCGATGACGTGTCCCGTGGGCGGGGCGTCCACGACCACCAGGTCCCAGTTGCGCTCGCGCACCTCGTAGCAGAGCTTGCCCACGACGAGGATCTCCCGGACACCGGGAGCGGCGGTGGCGACGAACTCGAAGGCTCGGGCGATCGGGCCGATGCGACCCACGACCGGCACGCGAAGGTTGAGCCGTAGGTACTCGCGCAGCGACGCCTCTGTGTCCATGGACATCGCCCACAGCCTCGGGTGCACCTCCGTGGGGTGGAAGCTGGTGTGGCCCGTCTCGAGGGCGTCGGCGATGGCCCCCTTGGCGTCGATCTCGCAGAGGAGGGTGCGCTTGCCGCGATTGGCAGCCAGGAGGGCTAGCGACGAGGCCACGGTGGTCTTGCCGACGCCACCCTTTCCCGTCACAAAGAGCAGCTTGCGCTCGAGGATGTCGGCCGGCACTCTCCGCCGGGGTGTCTCCTCGGGCCGGGCGCCCGGGCCGCCCGCTTCTTCGGGCTGGCCTCCCGGGCTGCCCACATCTTCGGACCGGCCTCCCGGGCCGCCCGGCGAGCCCTCAGGGGGCACCAAAACCAACCCTGCGGTCGTCGCTGGCCGCGCCCACCTCCACGTAGGCCACCCGGGCCACCGGCACACCGACGCGCCGGCCTCGGCGATCGGTCAGCCACAGCACGCTGTCGGGACGAGCCAGCGTCGCGTCGATATCGTCCATCAGCTTGTCGCGGTTGGAGTCGTCGGCCACCTCGACCTCGATCTCCTTGTTCGTGTGGATGACACCGATGCGAATGTCCACCAGCATGCTCCCTCTGGTCGGCCATGTCCGGCGGTGGACGGGCCTCGGACATCGTATGCCGGAGCCGGGCAGGTCCTGGCCCGGCCGCTGTCACAGCGGGAGGGCAAACTGGGCCCATGCCCCCCACGGAGCCGACCACGACCGGGCGGGCCCAGCGCTGGGCCTCGACGATGGACGGCTATGCGGGCGGGGCCGCCGTCCGCCGGGCCCACCGCGACAGCTGCGCCGGCGTCGGTACCGTGGGGACGCTGCGGCGGGAGGCACGAGAGCACGCCGAGGACCTCACGCTGGCCCCCGGAGGGACCCGAGCCCATGACGCGGGCCGGCGGGCCAGCGCCGAGGAGCCGGACCAGGTGCGCACCTGCTTCGAACGGGACCGGGACCGCATCCTCCACGCCACGGCCTTCCGCCGGCTGGCCGGCAAGACACAGGTGTTCATTTTCCCCCAGGACCACCAGCGAACCCGGCTCACGCACGCCATCGAGGTCGCCCAGGTGGCGGTGAGCCTGGCCCGGGCGGCCCGGCTCAATGTGGCGCTCACCGAGGCGATCGCCCTGGGACACGACTGCGGCCACGGCCCGGGTGGGCACGCCAGCGAGGACGCGCTCTCGCCGTACGTGGAGGCCGGCTTCGATCACGCCGTATGGGGCGCCGACGTCGTCCTGGCTCCGCTCAACCTGTGTGCCGAGACGC is a genomic window containing:
- a CDS encoding ArsA family ATPase yields the protein MPPEGSPGGPGGRSEDVGSPGGQPEEAGGPGARPEETPRRRVPADILERKLLFVTGKGGVGKTTVASSLALLAANRGKRTLLCEIDAKGAIADALETGHTSFHPTEVHPRLWAMSMDTEASLREYLRLNLRVPVVGRIGPIARAFEFVATAAPGVREILVVGKLCYEVRERNWDLVVVDAPPTGHVIGQLAAPQAINDLVSIGPVRQQTGWILDILSDPFLTGLCIVATPEEMPVNETIELAGRVREETSVSLAAIVVNRVLPELFGRGEEAVFEALAEPDRASALAKGVDGDVQPVLDGAGLAVTMRRTGATHLERLRAAVDPAVPMLYVPYLFARSHGLRATGQVAAALSAELGY
- a CDS encoding DUF3107 domain-containing protein codes for the protein MDIRIGVIHTNKEIEVEVADDSNRDKLMDDIDATLARPDSVLWLTDRRGRRVGVPVARVAYVEVGAASDDRRVGFGAP
- a CDS encoding HD domain-containing protein, whose translation is MPPTEPTTTGRAQRWASTMDGYAGGAAVRRAHRDSCAGVGTVGTLRREAREHAEDLTLAPGGTRAHDAGRRASAEEPDQVRTCFERDRDRILHATAFRRLAGKTQVFIFPQDHQRTRLTHAIEVAQVAVSLARAARLNVALTEAIALGHDCGHGPGGHASEDALSPYVEAGFDHAVWGADVVLAPLNLCAETLDGIRNHSWSRPAPATPEGEVVSWADRIAYVCHDFEDAVRAGIVTPAMLPERVRRSCGPARGEQLGAFIGGVLEAITATGEVGMTEELAEALAEFRATNYERIYLRPASVAQAQGVARLLRALVEHFADRPNLIPGTAERGGVSAGSGEALSTAVTYVAGMTDRYVMQSAAAHLGWDADRLPSA